One window of Rhizobium leguminosarum genomic DNA carries:
- a CDS encoding glutathione S-transferase N-terminal domain-containing protein, with amino-acid sequence MKLYMNAAACSLSPHIVCRELGLDIELVEVDRQTHRASDGEDYLAINGNGYVPALMLDDGKVLTEGPAIVQFLADSVPQGSAMLPEVGNISRNEVQSYLNFITAELHKPMVLLFNPLYSSVHAEIRALISKRLAWLNGRLAGPYLTGDAFTAADAYLFVCLNWSPWIEVDLRKWPALLGFMGRVAERPKVREAMQAENLEAFDADGVYFAPHAYVASSGRTGSPVRP; translated from the coding sequence ATGAAACTCTATATGAACGCCGCAGCCTGCTCGCTGTCGCCGCATATCGTCTGCCGGGAGCTGGGGCTCGATATCGAACTCGTCGAAGTTGACCGGCAAACTCACAGGGCGAGCGACGGCGAGGATTACCTCGCCATCAACGGCAATGGTTATGTGCCGGCGCTGATGCTCGACGACGGCAAGGTGCTGACCGAGGGGCCGGCGATCGTGCAATTTCTCGCCGACAGCGTGCCGCAGGGATCAGCCATGCTGCCCGAGGTGGGCAATATCAGCCGCAACGAGGTGCAATCCTATCTGAATTTCATCACCGCCGAGCTGCACAAGCCGATGGTGCTGCTGTTCAACCCGCTTTACTCAAGCGTGCATGCGGAGATCCGCGCGCTGATATCGAAACGGCTCGCCTGGCTGAACGGCCGTCTTGCCGGACCCTATCTCACCGGCGATGCCTTCACGGCGGCGGACGCCTATCTCTTCGTCTGCCTGAACTGGTCGCCCTGGATCGAGGTCGATCTCAGAAAATGGCCAGCGCTGCTCGGCTTCATGGGCCGCGTGGCGGAACGTCCTAAGGTGCGCGAGGCGATGCAAGCCGAAAATCTCGAAGCCTTCGATGCCGACGGCGTCTATTTCGCGCCGCATGCCTATGTCGCCTCGTCGGGGCGAACGGGCTCGCCGGTGCGGCCGTAA
- a CDS encoding MFS transporter, which translates to MMSSENRSHFSASCSKTGSIYWKRNLAISLVGSFTTIVAMTLLLPFLPLYVEELGVKDHAAIVQWSGIAYGATFLAAALVAPIWGRLGDIYGRKLMLVRASLGMTLAISLMGMAGNVWQLVALRLFVGLAGGYASGSMVLVATQTPKDRSAWALGVLSSGIMAGNLVGPLIGGALPPIIGIRATFLVAGGMIFLAFLATILLIKEEKSPARKQAAKASGGWKSIGDKRPVIAMLATGMLLMFANMSIEPIITVYVAQIVPVADQVTMISGIVMSAAALGSILSASRLGKLADRIGHWPVISGALAVAGLLLIPQAFVTSSWQLIVLRFLMGLALGGLLPCIAAVIRHSVPDSGAGSILGLSISSQYIGQVAGPVLGGFVGGHIGMPAVFLGTSVLLLGGAAYAWMVRPRDAETNPQSASPGTSADQLDA; encoded by the coding sequence ATGATGTCGTCCGAAAACCGCTCACACTTTTCGGCATCATGCTCCAAGACAGGCTCGATCTACTGGAAGCGCAACCTTGCCATCTCGCTGGTCGGCTCGTTCACGACGATCGTGGCGATGACGCTGCTGCTGCCCTTCCTGCCGCTCTATGTCGAGGAACTCGGCGTCAAAGACCATGCGGCGATCGTGCAATGGTCTGGTATCGCCTATGGCGCCACCTTCCTGGCCGCGGCTCTCGTCGCGCCGATCTGGGGGCGGCTCGGCGATATTTACGGCCGCAAGCTGATGCTGGTGCGCGCCAGCCTCGGCATGACGCTGGCGATCTCGCTGATGGGGATGGCCGGCAATGTCTGGCAGCTGGTGGCGCTGCGCCTCTTCGTCGGGCTTGCCGGCGGTTATGCCTCCGGCTCGATGGTGCTGGTGGCAACGCAGACGCCGAAAGACCGCTCGGCCTGGGCGCTCGGCGTGCTCTCTTCCGGCATCATGGCCGGCAATCTCGTCGGGCCGCTGATTGGCGGGGCACTGCCGCCGATCATCGGCATCCGCGCCACGTTTCTGGTAGCCGGCGGCATGATCTTCCTCGCCTTTCTCGCCACGATCCTGCTGATCAAGGAGGAGAAGTCGCCGGCCCGCAAACAGGCGGCCAAGGCCAGCGGCGGCTGGAAATCCATCGGCGACAAACGACCTGTGATCGCCATGCTGGCGACCGGCATGCTGTTGATGTTCGCCAATATGTCGATCGAGCCGATCATTACCGTCTATGTCGCGCAGATCGTGCCCGTGGCAGACCAAGTGACGATGATCTCGGGCATCGTCATGTCGGCCGCCGCCCTCGGCAGCATTCTTTCCGCCTCGCGGCTCGGCAAGCTCGCCGACCGGATCGGCCATTGGCCGGTGATTTCAGGCGCGCTCGCCGTCGCCGGGCTGCTGTTGATCCCGCAGGCCTTCGTCACCAGTTCCTGGCAGCTGATCGTCCTGCGCTTCCTGATGGGGTTGGCACTCGGCGGGCTCCTGCCCTGCATCGCCGCCGTCATCCGCCACAGCGTGCCGGATAGCGGGGCCGGCAGCATTCTCGGGCTTTCCATCTCCTCGCAATATATCGGCCAGGTGGCCGGTCCGGTCCTCGGCGGCTTTGTCGGCGGCCATATCGGCATGCCGGCGGTTTTCCTCGGCACCTCGGTGCTGCTTCTTGGCGGTGCTGCCTATGCCTGGATGGTGCGGCCGCGGGATGCAGAGACGAATCCGCAGTCAGCTTCGCCTGGCACTTCCGCAGATCAGCTCGACGCCTGA
- a CDS encoding adenylate/guanylate cyclase domain-containing protein: protein MISAIHAPDLDRFQPKAAGHAVSAGALLSIIEWLSGDECHALDEAGLISGLGRRLQALGLPVDRLTLHLMTLHPEFIGRTIAWAPGEPVEIHDREHGARVAIANTPLRKVMETREPLVVDTRDSVHGRWQHIDVFADRGLMQLVIAPLCNVDGPVSAAVYGTRRPGGFTASERQLIERILPALRNTSELRILRQVELSLLDTYIGPLTASRILAGRIRRDEIESMEAALLLCDLRGFTELSNRLPGSTVLGLLNAYFDRIVPAITREGGELLKFMGDAVLAFFPGYDAAHSCGAALAAARAMLDEIDRFQYEGIGVKAGIALHYGEVSYGNIGSGRRLDFTLIGRDVNLVSRIQTACGELGEALLMSAPFRQEAGAGDVVSVGAHGLKGFADPVELFTIAR, encoded by the coding sequence ATGATATCAGCGATCCATGCCCCCGATCTCGATCGGTTTCAGCCAAAGGCTGCCGGCCATGCCGTCAGCGCCGGGGCGCTGCTCTCGATCATCGAGTGGCTTTCCGGCGATGAATGCCACGCGCTCGACGAAGCGGGCCTCATCTCCGGCCTCGGCCGCAGGCTCCAGGCGCTCGGCCTGCCCGTCGATCGGTTGACCCTGCATCTGATGACGCTGCATCCCGAATTCATCGGCCGCACCATCGCCTGGGCGCCGGGCGAGCCGGTCGAGATCCACGACCGGGAACATGGCGCGCGGGTCGCCATCGCCAATACGCCGCTGCGCAAGGTCATGGAAACCCGCGAACCGCTGGTCGTCGATACCAGAGACAGCGTGCATGGCCGCTGGCAGCATATCGATGTTTTCGCCGATCGCGGCCTGATGCAGCTCGTCATCGCGCCGCTCTGCAATGTCGATGGTCCGGTCAGTGCCGCCGTTTACGGCACGCGGCGGCCGGGCGGCTTCACCGCCTCGGAACGGCAGCTGATCGAGCGCATCCTGCCGGCGTTGCGCAACACCAGCGAGCTGCGCATCCTTCGCCAGGTCGAGCTCAGCCTGCTCGATACCTATATCGGCCCGCTGACGGCCAGCCGTATTCTTGCCGGCCGCATCCGCCGCGACGAGATCGAATCGATGGAGGCGGCCCTGCTGCTCTGCGATCTGCGCGGCTTTACCGAGCTGTCGAATCGGCTGCCCGGCAGCACCGTGCTCGGCCTGCTCAACGCCTATTTCGACAGGATCGTGCCGGCCATCACCCGCGAAGGCGGCGAACTGCTGAAATTCATGGGTGATGCCGTGCTCGCCTTCTTCCCGGGTTATGATGCCGCCCATTCCTGCGGCGCCGCTCTTGCCGCGGCCCGTGCCATGCTCGATGAGATCGACCGCTTCCAGTATGAGGGCATCGGCGTAAAGGCCGGCATCGCCCTGCATTACGGCGAGGTCAGCTACGGCAATATCGGGTCCGGACGCCGCCTCGACTTCACCCTGATCGGCCGCGACGTCAACCTGGTCAGCCGCATCCAGACCGCCTGCGGCGAGTTGGGAGAGGCATTGCTGATGTCGGCGCCGTTCCGCCAAGAGGCCGGGGCAGGGGATGTGGTCTCGGTCGGCGCGCATGGTCTGAAGGGTTTCGCGGATCCGGTGGAGTTGTTTACGATCGCAAGGTAG
- a CDS encoding TetR/AcrR family transcriptional regulator, whose translation MKDEKKRGRPRAFDAKAALGKARDVFWDRGFAAASLDNLSAATKLNRPSLYGAFGDKEDLYLDTLEVYRQDGMYALAEALDPSLRLRDNLARVYAGALAVYLHGETAARGCLLIGTATVEAVEHERVREVLGRSLSDFDGEIEKRMRLAVESGELPQGADPQMLARLASAVMHSLAVRARAGDSRETLEAIASSGVELICGSARRS comes from the coding sequence ATGAAGGACGAAAAGAAGCGCGGCCGCCCGAGGGCCTTCGATGCCAAGGCAGCGCTCGGCAAGGCGCGCGACGTTTTCTGGGACAGGGGCTTTGCTGCCGCCTCGCTCGACAATCTGAGTGCCGCGACCAAGCTCAATCGCCCAAGCCTCTACGGTGCCTTCGGCGACAAGGAGGATCTCTATCTCGATACGCTGGAGGTTTATCGTCAAGACGGCATGTATGCGCTGGCTGAGGCGCTCGATCCGTCACTTCGGCTGCGCGACAACCTCGCCCGCGTCTATGCCGGCGCGTTGGCCGTTTATCTGCATGGTGAAACCGCCGCGCGCGGCTGTCTCCTGATCGGCACGGCCACGGTGGAGGCGGTTGAACACGAGCGGGTCCGCGAGGTGCTTGGCCGCAGCCTCAGCGATTTCGACGGCGAGATCGAAAAGCGCATGCGCCTCGCCGTCGAAAGCGGCGAGCTTCCGCAAGGCGCCGATCCGCAGATGCTCGCAAGGCTCGCCTCCGCCGTCATGCATTCGCTCGCCGTCCGCGCCCGCGCCGGCGACAGCCGCGAGACGCTGGAAGCGATCGCCAGCTCAGGCGTCGAGCTGATCTGCGGAAGTGCCAGGCGAAGCTGA
- a CDS encoding HlyD family secretion protein yields MVELPRKDVFESAAQAEVILVEETARAPAAEAAPMPVAEAPVADAPKKTGRRIFKRAVIAAALLAGVALSGDFGYRYWTVGRFIESTDDAYVKADYTTVAPKVAGYIRQVLVNDNDQVKAGQVLASIDDRDFQAALSQARADLKAADAAITNIDAQIALQQSVIGQARATIDASQASLDFAVSDAARSARLISNGAGTQSRAEQTQSARDQAAAAVERDRAALVAAENKVPVLQSQREQTVAERDRAAAAAQQAELNLSYTDIVAAVDGTVGARSIRVGQYVTSGTQLMAVVPLHAVYVVANFKETQLTYVRPGQSVEIKVDSFPDISIKGHVDSVSPASGLEFSLLPPDNATGNFTKIVQRIPVKIVIDDQALSGLLRSGMSVEPEIDTKAVQSEASQASGTAEEGLSSHAG; encoded by the coding sequence ATGGTCGAGTTACCCCGCAAGGATGTTTTCGAAAGTGCCGCACAGGCCGAGGTGATCTTGGTCGAAGAAACCGCCCGGGCGCCCGCCGCCGAGGCAGCTCCCATGCCGGTCGCCGAAGCGCCGGTTGCCGACGCTCCCAAAAAGACCGGCCGCCGGATATTCAAGCGCGCCGTCATTGCCGCCGCGCTGCTTGCCGGCGTCGCCTTGTCAGGCGATTTCGGCTACCGCTACTGGACGGTCGGCCGCTTCATCGAATCTACCGACGATGCCTATGTGAAGGCCGATTACACCACCGTCGCCCCGAAGGTCGCCGGCTATATCAGGCAGGTTCTGGTCAACGACAATGACCAGGTCAAGGCAGGCCAAGTTCTTGCCAGCATCGACGATCGTGATTTCCAGGCCGCGCTTTCCCAGGCGAGAGCCGATCTGAAGGCGGCCGACGCCGCCATCACCAATATCGATGCCCAAATCGCCCTGCAGCAATCGGTCATCGGCCAGGCGAGGGCGACGATCGATGCTTCGCAGGCCTCGCTGGATTTCGCCGTCTCCGACGCCGCCCGCTCGGCCCGCCTCATCAGCAATGGCGCCGGCACCCAGTCGCGCGCCGAACAGACCCAGTCGGCCCGTGACCAGGCGGCTGCCGCCGTCGAGCGCGACCGGGCGGCTCTCGTTGCGGCGGAGAACAAGGTGCCGGTGCTCCAGAGCCAGCGCGAACAGACGGTTGCCGAGCGCGACCGGGCAGCTGCGGCTGCCCAGCAGGCCGAACTCAATCTGTCCTATACTGATATCGTCGCCGCCGTCGACGGCACGGTCGGCGCCCGGTCGATCCGTGTCGGCCAGTATGTCACCTCGGGCACCCAGCTGATGGCGGTGGTGCCGCTGCATGCCGTCTATGTCGTCGCCAATTTCAAGGAAACGCAGCTGACCTATGTCCGTCCCGGTCAGTCGGTCGAGATCAAGGTCGACAGCTTTCCCGATATATCGATCAAAGGTCATGTCGACAGCGTTTCGCCGGCAAGCGGCCTGGAATTCTCGCTGCTGCCGCCGGACAATGCCACCGGCAACTTCACCAAGATCGTCCAGCGCATCCCGGTCAAGATCGTCATCGACGACCAGGCCCTGAGCGGCCTGTTGCGCTCCGGCATGTCGGTCGAGCCCGAAATCGACACCAAGGCTGTTCAGAGCGAGGCCTCTCAGGCCTCTGGGACAGCCGAGGAGGGATTATCCAGCCACGCTGGATGA
- a CDS encoding aldehyde dehydrogenase family protein — protein MLDKRKFYIGGEWVAPLAVNDLEVLNPATEKPVAVISMGTAADIDRAVAAAKKAFKAYSRTGIEERLALLERLLAIYKRRYEEMAQTVTLELGAPITMSREQQTDVGVGHLQGFIDALKRLSMREVLPNGDVLLREPIGVCGLITPWNWPINQIALKVVPALATGSTCVLKPSEFTPLNAMLYAEMIDEAGFPAGVFNLVNGGGAAAGAALSRHRDVDMMSFTGSTRAGIAVSKDAADTVKRVTLELGGKSPNLVFEDADLEDRVAGSVLECFNNSGQSCDAPTRLLVQKSVYAKVIEIAERVGRGAKVGDPMQEGGHIGPLVSDVQFGRVQDLIRAAIAEGARVLVGGIGRPEGFEAGYFVKPTIFVDVDNNMRIAREEVFGPVLAIMPFETEEEAIAIANDTNYGLAAYIQTGNPDRAERVASRLRAGMVHINGGPHRYGSPFGGYKQSGNGREGGRLGLEDFLEVKSIHRPDTV, from the coding sequence ATGCTCGACAAGCGGAAATTCTATATCGGCGGCGAATGGGTGGCTCCTCTCGCAGTCAACGACCTCGAAGTCCTCAACCCGGCGACGGAAAAGCCGGTGGCGGTGATTTCGATGGGAACGGCTGCCGACATCGACCGCGCAGTTGCGGCGGCAAAGAAGGCGTTTAAAGCCTACAGCCGCACCGGCATCGAGGAACGTCTGGCGCTGTTGGAGAGGTTACTTGCGATCTACAAGCGTCGCTACGAGGAAATGGCACAGACCGTCACGCTCGAACTCGGCGCCCCGATCACCATGAGCCGCGAGCAGCAGACCGATGTCGGCGTGGGCCATCTGCAGGGTTTCATCGATGCGCTGAAGCGGCTTTCCATGCGCGAGGTGCTGCCGAACGGCGATGTGCTGTTGCGTGAGCCGATCGGCGTCTGCGGCTTGATCACTCCCTGGAACTGGCCGATCAATCAGATCGCCCTGAAGGTCGTGCCGGCATTGGCGACGGGTTCCACCTGCGTGCTGAAGCCGAGCGAATTCACGCCGCTGAACGCGATGCTCTATGCCGAAATGATCGATGAGGCCGGTTTCCCGGCAGGTGTATTCAACCTTGTCAACGGCGGCGGAGCTGCTGCGGGGGCGGCGCTCTCGAGGCACCGGGACGTTGACATGATGTCCTTTACGGGCTCGACCCGCGCCGGCATAGCCGTCAGCAAGGACGCGGCCGACACGGTCAAGCGCGTGACGCTGGAACTTGGCGGCAAATCTCCGAATCTCGTTTTCGAGGATGCAGATCTTGAGGACCGCGTGGCCGGCAGTGTGCTCGAATGCTTCAACAATTCCGGCCAGTCCTGCGATGCGCCCACACGTTTGCTGGTGCAGAAATCGGTATACGCCAAGGTGATCGAGATCGCCGAGCGGGTTGGTCGCGGGGCCAAGGTCGGAGATCCGATGCAGGAAGGCGGCCATATCGGCCCACTTGTCAGCGACGTGCAGTTCGGTCGGGTTCAGGACCTCATCAGGGCAGCGATCGCCGAGGGTGCGCGTGTCCTGGTCGGCGGGATAGGAAGGCCGGAGGGCTTCGAGGCCGGCTATTTCGTCAAGCCGACGATCTTCGTCGATGTTGACAACAATATGCGCATCGCCCGCGAGGAAGTGTTTGGGCCGGTGCTTGCAATCATGCCGTTCGAGACCGAAGAGGAAGCGATCGCGATCGCCAACGATACCAATTATGGTCTTGCGGCTTATATCCAGACTGGCAACCCCGATCGCGCCGAGCGTGTCGCCTCGCGGCTCCGCGCTGGCATGGTTCACATCAATGGCGGGCCTCACCGTTATGGAAGCCCCTTCGGGGGCTACAAGCAGTCCGGTAACGGCCGCGAGGGTGGCCGGTTGGGGCTCGAGGACTTTCTCGAAGTGAAATCGATCCATCGGCCGGACACGGTCTAA
- a CDS encoding MDR family MFS transporter, with amino-acid sequence MATLQIAAANSNSRTPAAAAPVMPAAMSPLRMWTAVVGSTLGAFMAVLNIQIVNASLADIQGAIGAGSDDGGWISTSYLIAEIVVIPLSAWLARVFSLRNYLLVNAILFLIFSVACAFAANLQQMIILRAIQGFSGGVLIPMAFTIIITLLPKAKQPIGLALFALSATFAPAIGPTIGGYLTENWGWEYIFYVNLVPGALMVGMLWASLDRAPMNLKLLAKGDWPGIATMAIGLAGLQTVLEEGNKEDWFGSDFILRLSVIAAVSLTLFIIIELRAAHPLLNLRLLLRRNFGFGIVANFLLGIALYGSVFVLPIYLTRIQGYNSEQIGMVLAWTGIPQLLLIPLVPRLMKRFDVRLLIIVGFALFAASNFMNVHMTGDYASDQLFWPNIVRAVGQALVFTPLSAIATSGIEQENAGSASALFNMMRNLGGAVGIASLQTFLSKREQFHSNILTNSVSVFEEATRDRIARLTGYFMSQGVSDQALASHKAVVAIALKIRKQANIMAFSDTFFLLGVALVVALVASLLLRKPGQLSGGGAH; translated from the coding sequence ATGGCCACTCTTCAGATCGCCGCCGCCAACAGCAATTCGCGCACGCCCGCCGCTGCAGCGCCCGTCATGCCCGCAGCCATGAGCCCGCTTCGCATGTGGACGGCCGTTGTCGGCTCGACGCTCGGCGCCTTCATGGCGGTGCTCAACATCCAGATCGTCAATGCCTCGCTTGCCGATATCCAGGGCGCCATCGGCGCCGGTAGCGATGACGGCGGCTGGATCTCGACCTCCTATCTGATTGCCGAGATCGTCGTCATCCCCTTGAGCGCCTGGCTGGCGCGGGTCTTTTCCCTGCGCAACTATCTGCTTGTCAACGCCATCCTCTTCCTGATCTTCTCCGTCGCCTGCGCCTTTGCGGCCAATCTGCAGCAGATGATCATCCTGCGTGCCATTCAGGGTTTTTCCGGCGGCGTGCTGATCCCGATGGCCTTCACCATCATCATCACGCTGTTGCCCAAGGCCAAGCAGCCGATCGGTCTTGCCCTCTTTGCCCTGTCGGCCACCTTCGCACCGGCGATCGGCCCGACGATCGGCGGTTACCTCACCGAGAACTGGGGCTGGGAATATATCTTCTATGTCAACCTGGTGCCGGGCGCGCTGATGGTCGGCATGCTGTGGGCCTCGCTCGACCGGGCGCCGATGAACCTGAAGCTGCTTGCCAAGGGCGACTGGCCGGGCATCGCCACCATGGCGATCGGCCTCGCAGGCCTGCAGACCGTGCTGGAAGAAGGCAACAAGGAAGACTGGTTCGGCTCCGATTTCATCCTCCGCCTGTCGGTTATCGCTGCCGTTTCGCTGACCCTGTTCATAATCATCGAGCTGCGGGCGGCCCATCCGCTCCTCAACCTGCGTCTGCTGCTGCGCCGCAACTTCGGCTTCGGCATCGTCGCCAACTTCCTGCTCGGCATTGCGCTCTATGGTTCGGTCTTCGTGCTGCCGATCTATCTGACCCGTATCCAGGGCTATAATTCCGAGCAGATCGGCATGGTGCTCGCCTGGACCGGCATCCCGCAGCTGCTGTTGATCCCGCTGGTGCCGCGGCTGATGAAACGGTTCGACGTCCGCCTGCTGATCATCGTCGGCTTTGCCCTCTTTGCCGCCTCGAACTTCATGAACGTGCATATGACCGGCGATTATGCCAGCGACCAGCTGTTCTGGCCGAACATCGTCCGCGCCGTCGGCCAGGCGCTGGTGTTCACGCCGCTCTCGGCGATCGCCACATCAGGCATCGAGCAGGAGAATGCCGGTTCGGCGTCGGCGCTCTTCAACATGATGCGCAATCTCGGCGGCGCCGTCGGCATCGCCTCGCTGCAGACCTTCCTGTCGAAGCGCGAACAGTTCCACTCGAACATCCTGACCAACTCGGTCTCGGTCTTCGAGGAAGCCACCCGTGATCGCATCGCCAGGCTCACCGGCTACTTCATGAGCCAAGGCGTCAGCGACCAGGCGCTCGCCAGCCACAAGGCCGTCGTCGCCATCGCGCTCAAAATACGCAAGCAGGCCAATATAATGGCCTTCAGCGACACCTTCTTTCTGCTTGGCGTCGCCCTCGTCGTCGCCCTGGTTGCAAGCCTGCTTCTCAGGAAACCCGGTCAACTCTCCGGCGGCGGTGCTCACTAG
- a CDS encoding LysR family transcriptional regulator, with translation MDGLTSLAVFGRVVECGGFSAAARRLNMSVTMVGNHVQSLEDRLGVRLLNRTTRKVSLTETGKYYYERSSQILAELDEADRTAGALSTTPRGTLKVYTSSAIVRFLLPVVSEYMELYPSIALDFSVGERMVDMIEDGYDLVMRTVPPPDSSLVARKLTPWRHMLVCSPAYFESQPMPKSPAEVADHNCLQYAYYPYGDEWRFEDGEGKQESVKIGGNVVSNSAEMLRFLTLNGQGIFLAPSFVVFDDIAEGRLVKIMPDYRPVEFNINAVYPNRSHLPTKVRLFIDLLAERFAEHRKWMT, from the coding sequence ATGGATGGACTGACAAGCCTCGCCGTCTTTGGCCGGGTGGTGGAATGCGGCGGGTTTTCCGCTGCCGCGCGCCGGCTCAACATGTCCGTGACCATGGTCGGCAATCACGTGCAATCGCTGGAGGACCGGCTCGGCGTCAGGCTGCTCAACCGCACGACACGCAAGGTCAGCCTGACGGAAACCGGCAAATATTACTATGAGCGCTCGTCGCAGATCCTGGCCGAACTGGATGAGGCGGATCGGACGGCCGGGGCGCTGAGCACGACGCCGCGCGGCACGCTGAAGGTCTATACCAGCAGCGCCATCGTGCGGTTCCTGCTGCCGGTCGTCAGCGAATATATGGAGCTTTACCCGTCGATCGCGCTCGATTTCAGCGTCGGCGAACGGATGGTCGACATGATCGAGGATGGCTACGACCTGGTGATGCGCACCGTACCACCGCCGGATTCGTCGCTGGTCGCCCGCAAGCTGACGCCCTGGCGCCATATGCTGGTCTGCTCGCCGGCCTATTTCGAGAGCCAGCCGATGCCGAAAAGCCCGGCCGAGGTCGCCGATCACAATTGCCTGCAATATGCCTATTACCCCTATGGCGACGAATGGCGTTTCGAGGATGGCGAGGGCAAGCAGGAGAGCGTCAAGATCGGCGGCAACGTCGTCTCCAACAGCGCCGAGATGCTTCGTTTCCTGACGCTGAATGGCCAGGGCATCTTCTTGGCGCCGAGCTTCGTGGTGTTCGACGACATCGCCGAGGGCCGGCTGGTGAAGATCATGCCGGACTACCGGCCGGTCGAATTCAACATCAACGCCGTCTACCCCAACCGCAGCCACCTGCCGACCAAGGTGAGGCTGTTCATCGACCTCTTGGCGGAGAGATTTGCGGAGCATCGGAAGTGGATGACGTGA
- the nadE gene encoding ammonia-dependent NAD(+) synthetase — protein MTVLSDEQGEIIRELGVAAEIDPDHEIERRTEFLKDYLVASGMRGYVLGISGGVDSLTAALIAQKAVRELRDSGHTAEFIAVRLPYGVQADEADATRALTTIGADRSMVVNIKEPADAMLAAARGGGLAFADAGRQDFILGNIKARQRMIAQFALAGALGSLVIGTDHAAEAVMGFFTKFGDGAADILPLAGLNKRRVRLLAKRLGAPDELVFKVPTADLEDQRPLRPDEEAYGVSYDEIDDFREGKPVGEIARRRIFAAYRATGHKRALPVAVNAL, from the coding sequence ATGACCGTACTGTCCGACGAACAAGGCGAGATCATCCGCGAGCTGGGCGTCGCCGCCGAGATCGATCCTGATCATGAGATCGAGCGGCGAACCGAATTCCTCAAGGATTATCTCGTGGCGTCGGGCATGCGCGGCTATGTGCTCGGCATCAGCGGTGGGGTCGATTCGCTGACGGCGGCGCTGATCGCCCAGAAGGCCGTGCGCGAGCTGCGTGACAGCGGCCATACGGCCGAATTCATTGCCGTGCGCCTTCCCTATGGTGTCCAGGCCGACGAAGCCGATGCGACGCGGGCGCTCACAACGATCGGCGCTGATCGTTCGATGGTGGTCAACATCAAAGAGCCGGCCGATGCGATGCTTGCTGCGGCCCGCGGTGGCGGCCTTGCCTTCGCCGATGCCGGTCGCCAGGATTTCATCCTCGGCAACATCAAGGCCCGCCAGCGCATGATCGCCCAGTTCGCCCTTGCCGGCGCGCTCGGCAGTCTCGTCATCGGCACCGATCATGCCGCCGAGGCGGTCATGGGCTTTTTCACCAAGTTCGGTGATGGCGCAGCCGACATCCTGCCGCTCGCCGGCCTCAACAAGCGCCGGGTGCGCCTGCTGGCAAAGCGGCTCGGCGCCCCCGACGAGCTGGTGTTCAAGGTGCCGACCGCCGATCTCGAAGACCAGCGGCCGCTGCGCCCCGACGAGGAGGCCTATGGCGTCAGCTATGACGAGATCGACGATTTTCGCGAAGGCAAGCCGGTCGGCGAGATCGCCCGCCGCCGCATCTTCGCCGCCTATCGCGCGACCGGCCACAAGCGGGCACTGCCGGTGGCCGTCAACGCGCTGTGA